CCCCGAGCAGCTCCGGCTCGTATCTGGTCGACATCTACGTCGGCAACTCCGGCGATGTGGGCGAGAACGTGCCGGACATCGGCTTTGCCGGCGCCTATACATCGATCTACATGCAGGACAACTACAATCTCGAGACCCCTGAGATGTCGTACATCGTGATGCACCCCGACATTCTCGAATACGAGCCGGCGATCCAGGAGATCTCGGCCCACGAGTTCTTCCACGTGCTGCAGTTCGCCATCTGGCTGATCAACTACCCCCACGGATACTTCGATTCGGAGAGCAACTGGTGGTGGGAGGCCACGGCGGTCTGGATGGAGGACCAGGTTTACGACGACGTCAACCAGTACATCTACTTCCTCAACTACTACATGGAGAACCCGCACCAGTCGCTGCACCAGTTCTCCTCGGGCGCACCGCACCAATATGGAATGTGCATCTGGGCGCGCTACCTGGACCAGTACTACGATGGCGAGCAGACGATCTACGACCTGTGGATCGACCCCCATCCCGCGGGGATCCTGGTCGCCACCGACGAGTACGCGACCGACTTCAACGATACCGACCTCGAGACAGTGTTCAGCGATTTTGTGGCCAAGGTGGCCATGGACGACCTTGAGGAATCCCAGATGTGGGACGAGGTGGAGATCACCCAAACCGTTTCCGATTATCCCTACGTGCAGCAGGACGACGAGGTCGCCAAGACCGAACGTCCGCGGATTATCGGCGCCAACTTCTATCGCCTGCGTCCCGGATCGGCCGAGGGGACGCTGCTCATCGAGTTCAACGGCCAGAACACCTATGAGGACAACGACATCGACTGGCTGGTGACCGTGGTCGCAGTGGGCGGCGGCAAAGCCGACTACGAGGTGCTGCAACTCCTGACCGACGACGAGGGCGAAGAGGGCTCGATCGAGATCAACGGGTTTGGCAACGACTACGACGAGGTCTGGCTGATTCCCACGCCGTTCCCGAGCAAGATCAGAGCCGTGGACAAGTTCGGCACCTCCCGCAGCTTCAAATATTCCTGGGCCGCCGAC
This portion of the Candidatus Alcyoniella australis genome encodes:
- a CDS encoding DUF6055 domain-containing protein, whose amino-acid sequence is MRHLSLIIAAFAALVLLYASPALAGPTLDLDATLDAIDADRVNGELSYEQALVAKVHALSGGGQDSQYAQPGVGGASLSQPQCGTPVILEVLAAYDSLSDWARDEIDAVLLVGGDQSFTPPTLPDKARIPRPGHDTPFSEQSEHFNIKWGTLNPPTTLQVELMIEALEQSWDTEVVAMGYPAPSSSGSYLVDIYVGNSGDVGENVPDIGFAGAYTSIYMQDNYNLETPEMSYIVMHPDILEYEPAIQEISAHEFFHVLQFAIWLINYPHGYFDSESNWWWEATAVWMEDQVYDDVNQYIYFLNYYMENPHQSLHQFSSGAPHQYGMCIWARYLDQYYDGEQTIYDLWIDPHPAGILVATDEYATDFNDTDLETVFSDFVAKVAMDDLEESQMWDEVEITQTVSDYPYVQQDDEVAKTERPRIIGANFYRLRPGSAEGTLLIEFNGQNTYEDNDIDWLVTVVAVGGGKADYEVLQLLTDDEGEEGSIEINGFGNDYDEVWLIPTPFPSKIRAVDKFGTSRSFKYSWAADITQSSGDDDDDDAGDDDDDSSAGCCG